Proteins encoded by one window of Cyanobium sp. NS01:
- a CDS encoding PipX family protein: protein MTTERYLNHPTFGMLYRVAPVPDGRDLYATLYAQRIFFVVTLQPRGASFEVVPLMDARHFAEQNLARVRRDGAEAHAHWRQLFDQTFI from the coding sequence GTGACCACCGAGCGCTATCTCAATCACCCCACCTTCGGGATGCTCTACCGAGTGGCGCCAGTGCCCGACGGCAGGGATCTCTACGCCACGCTGTATGCCCAGCGGATCTTCTTTGTGGTGACCCTGCAGCCCAGGGGCGCCAGTTTTGAGGTGGTGCCGTTGATGGATGCCCGTCACTTCGCCGAGCAGAACCTGGCCCGGGTGCGCCGGGATGGCGCTGAGGCCCATGCCCACTGGCGACAGCTCTTTGACCAGACCTTCATCTGA
- a CDS encoding energy-coupling factor transporter transmembrane protein EcfT, translated as MDLLRQMPIGQFVAEEGGEGGRGSWLRRLDPRLKLAWTMAFLVTPILAGPIWRVALVGLLLLITAVCGLPWRLWGRSLPLLLALCLLVGGLATLLPAGGVGAAALQRPPAEVRLLPGSPLEPPPQRAGMPWELVRWGPISLGPVSLGPLVINRRSAELGLNGATLLFTLVHSANLLLLSTPPEELVWSFGWLLAPLARLGWPVERLGFTLLLSLRFLPLVQEELQNLVRSVATRAVNLRRLGWQLSLGLVLGVGERLLANLLLRSEQGAEALLARGGTWQPPWQLHRLAPPARAANLLVSLGLGLFLVLRWRVGAL; from the coding sequence TTGGACCTCCTCCGCCAGATGCCGATCGGCCAGTTCGTGGCCGAGGAGGGCGGTGAGGGCGGGCGTGGCAGCTGGCTGCGGCGGCTGGATCCCCGCCTCAAGCTGGCCTGGACCATGGCCTTCCTGGTGACGCCGATCCTGGCCGGCCCGATCTGGCGGGTGGCCCTGGTGGGGCTGCTGCTGCTGATCACCGCGGTGTGCGGCCTGCCCTGGCGGCTGTGGGGCCGCAGCCTGCCGTTGCTGCTGGCCCTGTGTCTGCTGGTGGGGGGGCTGGCGACCCTGTTGCCGGCGGGTGGGGTGGGCGCAGCGGCCCTGCAGCGGCCTCCGGCGGAGGTGCGGCTGCTGCCTGGATCACCCCTGGAGCCACCACCGCAGCGGGCCGGGATGCCCTGGGAGCTGGTGCGCTGGGGGCCGATCAGCCTCGGCCCCGTGAGCCTCGGCCCGCTGGTGATCAACCGCCGCTCCGCCGAGCTGGGTCTCAACGGCGCCACGCTGCTGTTCACCCTGGTGCACAGCGCCAACCTGCTGCTGCTCAGCACCCCACCGGAGGAGCTGGTGTGGTCGTTCGGCTGGCTGCTGGCCCCCCTGGCACGGCTGGGCTGGCCGGTGGAGCGGCTGGGGTTCACCCTGCTGTTGTCGTTGCGCTTCCTGCCGCTGGTGCAGGAGGAACTGCAGAACCTGGTGCGCTCCGTGGCCACCCGGGCCGTGAACCTGCGCCGGCTCGGCTGGCAGCTCTCCCTGGGGCTGGTGCTGGGGGTGGGGGAGAGGCTGCTGGCCAACCTGCTGCTGCGCTCCGAGCAGGGGGCCGAGGCCCTGCTGGCCCGGGGCGGAACCTGGCAGCCGCCCTGGCAGCTGCACCGCCTGGCGCCGCCGGCGCGGGCCGCCAATCTGCTGGTCAGCCTGGGGCTGGGATTGTTCCTGGTCTTACGATGGCGTGTCGGTGCTCTTTAA
- a CDS encoding YggS family pyridoxal phosphate-dependent enzyme yields MPTGDSSLTRPSSEPLASEPLAARLEAITAALPPGCRLLAVSKGHPAEAIRAAVAAGQRSFGESRLQEASAKQEELADLAPLDWHFIGRLQANKARAVLRRFGTIHSVDSLALAERLARIAGEESLNPAVLFQVKLRPDPSKTGFSPEELRAAWPRLATLAPLRPVGLMTIAPQGLGHEELQVLFQACAALATQLGLPERSMGMSGDWHEAAAAGSTWVRIGSALFGVRPSQRLAITDVGRYSG; encoded by the coding sequence ATGCCCACTGGCGACAGCTCTTTGACCAGACCTTCATCTGAGCCACTGGCCTCTGAGCCTTTGGCGGCGCGGCTCGAGGCGATCACCGCTGCGTTGCCGCCCGGCTGCCGTCTGCTGGCGGTGAGCAAGGGCCATCCGGCCGAGGCCATCCGGGCCGCCGTGGCGGCGGGGCAGCGCAGCTTCGGCGAGAGCCGGCTGCAGGAGGCCAGCGCCAAGCAGGAGGAGCTCGCCGACCTGGCCCCGCTCGACTGGCACTTCATCGGCCGGCTGCAGGCCAACAAGGCCCGGGCGGTACTGCGCCGCTTCGGCACGATTCACTCGGTGGACAGCCTGGCCCTGGCGGAGCGGCTGGCCCGCATCGCCGGCGAGGAATCCCTCAACCCGGCGGTGCTGTTCCAGGTGAAGCTGCGGCCCGACCCCTCCAAGACCGGCTTCAGCCCAGAGGAGCTGCGCGCCGCCTGGCCACGCCTGGCGACGCTGGCGCCGCTGCGGCCGGTGGGGCTGATGACCATCGCCCCGCAGGGCCTCGGCCACGAGGAGCTTCAGGTCCTGTTTCAGGCCTGCGCGGCCCTGGCCACGCAGCTGGGCTTGCCCGAGCGTTCGATGGGCATGAGTGGTGATTGGCACGAAGCGGCGGCGGCGGGCAGCACCTGGGTGCGGATCGGCAGCGCCCTGTTTGGTGTGCGACCGTCCCAACGGCTTGCCATCACTGACGTGGGACGCTATTCAGGTTGA